Below is a genomic region from Medicago truncatula cultivar Jemalong A17 chromosome 3, MtrunA17r5.0-ANR, whole genome shotgun sequence.
gattcacaacaataaatatagatattaaaatcatcaaatgaatctaacaccctattactTCGAACATATTAATCTTgcaaatatcaatatttaattcacaagccacaacaacatcaccataaTAATCTATTTagcaagtatgtatacaatgtacatattaccaataacatcaacaacacatcaagatcacaatgaatatatataaataaatgtatattcaatatcaacatcaacatcagataaaaccgaacaacaaccaagactcatgcaaatgacatgaccactgctaagacaccatcttagacttcttaatgaaatgcattatgcatgtggtaccaatcaggaccgaagccctcaccgctgttgagcaactagtactccaggaccgaagccctcaccgctgttttatgcatatgcaatggacctacttgtgtatatctacatacaactgaccatgcaatgcaactccatgtgactccataaaatacaacatgtatggtttaataaataaatcatacatcatAGCCATCAGCAATAGCAACAACCAGCAATTCATCAATCCATAATAATGCACAATTACataaaactatgctcaacacatCAACAATAAGTTACTACTATCCATGCACGAAAATCAACActcaggaactgagtagctcgcctcgcgagcacatctgctcgccatggcgagttcacaaaaacactagctcgccatggcgagttcaaggcgaactcgaggcgagtaaaaatcaggtactctcgggaaaaagtgacattttcccactcaaactccaattctaaactctctattcatctttttaaccgaaaactttcaccattcatcattaatatcatctaggtaccttaaaccatccccaaaatatcttataacaacttttcaaaaatcaagttttatccaggcttactcgccatggtgagttggactgctcgcgaggcgagtgatgaagttgctcactcgcgaggcgaagcatgaatgctcgcgaggcgagcgatgaacttctgtacgggcagaaatctggtttttccccaaaatcccatttttcttccaatcactccccaaatcagtttacagatgcaaattaactttctgtatacacttagaacctatttctaacatcaaattcatgcttacaacatcaaaacccacaatttcaacataaaacccaaaatccccaatttttaccaaaacctgttaaactcaaaatcagactttaaattctacactattgaagtaaaccccaaccttaccttagaaattgaagaagaaatgcacagcaaaaagggGTTCATCTGGTTTCTCTCTCTTGCTCCTGGTTTTCTCttccttggcttggtttcacgtaaaactgttttctcACGTACAATAATTCTAActtctattttcttaacttcccacttaagagtaactccctcctaattacacttaactcccccaaattcctaataactccaattaattccccaaacaccaaaataattaatatttcatacttattctaattattattaaataaaccatataataaaataatacacctcATAAAACACCCAAAAATCAcctatatacaaatatatgcatatatatactccgcataaatcatcaaacatcatatataataatatatatatactccacataataaaataattaaataaataattagggcgttacaccgagcactactcctgcacaacgtctactcacccatacaggcaagtaggcagttgaaaccactgggggtaagcattacattatcataatccagataataatcaaaacaaataatatcatgtacttgaataataatagttatacataaatacttatatcacaacttgatagttcatatccacatatatcaatcacatgaataattatccaatcataaatattcattcacaacatcattcatagacaatcattagcaacattcattcatctcaattcatcaccaatcacataattcacataggactcatgctatgatatgcacttatgaacacataaatgcatgcggtaccaaatctcaacaaggtcgtcacctttcgatgccacttgcacatcgattgtaagggctcacacctgccttacaataatctcgaagtaaaagagtcatccattttacagcaacaacgactatgatgcatggacatgtgtaatgactcgataatgcgacaacaattctcaatctcaactgaatatataggacaacacccaattatattgattatctccacaacattgcattaccaagaaaacatgcccacacacaattaaatcatagtattcatcattcACACAATaacttgattatcaacaatcaacaatgtcattcaacatcaacctTTACATCTACTACATcataagtaagatagcatataCATCTCATGATAATTATAATACCAATCATTCATACAATTTCACTTAATCATACAAGAATGGTCATgacaattcataagacaataCGACACAAAGATTCACTATACCACCTTTTCACAAGGttaattctttcataaaaacacccctagatgattaggataaagtccctacacttaggaaaaAGTTTGGAACCAAATGGagcaaagaaaattgcatttttgaggtttttggtcaaacagcatcgtggcacgttggtttcccatcgtggcacgatttttccagaatCAGACAAGCTGaaaacctggtcaaaatcgtggcacgttggccccgaatcgtggcacgattgtggcttgacagacaacatcagattttcaacttctacgttttcgcgcataaaaatcaaaccgttaatccgttttcgatgccgttttcgcctacatgctcctaacacTTAGCACTATCATAATGCACAGAAAAATCCAAGTTTTAACAAcctcaaattcattttacaaacctcacacaaacacacattttccaaaacggttaacaattgaattttcaaaCGAAACTTCCGTTTTCTTCCAAAACGACTCGACTAACGTAACCataacataaaaacagaaattccatcaagtttaactcatccaaTCACATAGACAACTCAGTCAACAATTTTGTATATCAAAATTCACTTTGGGTTCTTCACTTGAACATctagcacaacttcaccaatacaaacaacttatttcataaaatggaataCTCATGATATCATTCAAGGAAAACAACatatctacttcaacaacacttcatttagacatgaattcaaccataattcaacaacacaatatcccaatccaacaattgagcaaaacacataaatatccattttcaccaaactaacaacaacaacaacttatttcacaacaacaaaattatgaatcatgcatacccaagtcatgaattagcattcataacatcacttaacaacaacaacatctattgatcatgaaacatatcacaattcatcaacaaccatgcataattcaccaattgagcataatttacaaactactcattttcatacatcatgaacttgcaatttcatcatcaaccattcatttaacatcaaattaacatatccaaacatatctctacaacataagcacgaatttcaaagattgggttcatgataatcacttattctcataatcaattatgcatagaatcaagagaaaaagaattaaccaaatgattatgataaagactaacccccttaccttagataaagattaatcccaacttaggcttcactttagctcctaagctcacccaatcttgattcctcaagctcttctctccaaaacccttctcttcacctctttctctctctacctctctctagaaatgtttgtgaaatgaatgaattggttcttctaacacaaccctagtgttatctccactaatgggcttaatttagtttctagtgggcttaactcatttctattcaaaccaaaaatattactacactccaaacgatatttcaattaataacggtaaaatgtcactaacggtaaaatctaatcactaccttagtaacttagtaaaataagggttctcactaattattaaaataattctcaccaaaattaccattttacccttacccgccaaatgactaaaatacccttttaatacggtaatccacgtaaatgcacccgatgacaattaaatacacataagcacaaataatcacacacaaacacataataaaagtaattaaaataaatctagctaaaaatcgggctgttacagtttACGTGTCATTAAGAGTGTTTAAGTGATTACGGGTCATTACCGAcgaatttgtgtaatttggacCGTTTGGATCATTACGTGTGATTATGTGATTGTGAAAAAACGAtgtttttgtgtaattttgatcGATTGTGTCGTATTATCCAATAATCTTGTTAAACTGGCGTAAGTCGGTTCAATTACGAGCATCTTAAGGTTACGGGTCTTTGATGACACATATTGCATTCAATGCATATAAGTACAACACTTATCGCTGTACTGATATATTAGtagagcgtgagttaactcagtGTTTTACACTTGCGCAGCTTAATTGACACAGCCTCACGCAATGTTTACACTTGTACATCTTAACTTGCGCAGCGTTAATTAACTAACACATAATTTTTCACTTACGTTAATTAACTTGCACAAGGGTAAATTTTGAACAGCTGCAGGACGCGAGCAAAATGTCTAACCGGAGGGCagaattcttttatttttaaacgtCGTGTTGGAGGAGATAGTTTGGGCCATTGAACATCACAAGTTTTTTTTGGGCTTAATATGGAACAAAACACATTGATTGAACGCTGATTGGTTGATCTTTCTAACTAACCACATTCGTTTCTGGCTTTGAAAAAGTCGCCATAGTCATCGTTttgattttagagagagaaaatcatCAGAGAGAGTTTAtgcttagagagagagaggtacCAGGAGCAATACAATGATAACGCGATCGAATCTTGCAGAACAGCTGCGAGATTATCAGATTCGATCCAAACATGACTGGGCCTCTGTCTCCTTCTTCTCTTCCACTTCTTCCAATATCACCAACACTTCCAAGTATGCCAATTCAAactattcattttaattttaatcaccCAATTATGAATATTTCTCTTGTTTATTATgccaaatcaaaatcaaaccgccatgtattttatttttttatttccattttttcatTAACCTATCTGAATCACAAATTTGACATGGAccgaatttgattttgattgcaaAGTTTTATTCTTCCTCTGAATAATTTTATGATGGAAATTGTCGGTTATCATGTAGAAAGTATTTTATAGAATAAATTTGTAGGCAGCTTGGTTGTTTGGATTGGTATTTCAACATgggttttgacttttgatttatattatttcatatCTATTTCCTTTTGTTAGAATGTTAGTCATAATCTTGGATGTGAAAATTGGCTTCAATTATTAGATTCATTGGCTACAAAAGCAACATCAGGGCATGTTAAATTCCATGTTTTAGCACATTTGTTTAAAATGCCTGAATGAGAGGTATTTGTTACAAACCAAAAGTTTTCTTGGTATCACTTAAATCAGCAACTTAAATAATTagactctattttttttttatcgcaTGGAACTGGATAATGGTGTTTTCTTGGCttaatgtgtttatttttgcataaaataatgaaaaggaAAGATGAAATGTGTTATTTGCTTGGATTGATTACTTTCTGGTGTAGTTGTTTATGGCAATTGATTTCAGGCCTTGAGTTTCTTATAAAAACTTGTGGTGTGGAGTATTTCTTGATGTCTTTTTATTAATGCTCTTTGGGTATCATGATACGATGAATATTGATGTTTTTCGTTTACTCTTTTGCTGTGTTGCAGGGTGGATGTGGTGGTCTTTGTAATATGGGAACTTGTTATATTAGCTTTCCTGGTTTTTTCTGTTGTTTCTTTGTACTTTAAGCACATCCAGCTTGCTTTTATATTAGTCTGCATCACAGTGCTTTTGCTTTTATGCATGAAAATTACAAAGCAAGTAAGACTGGCAAGGAAGAAGAAACGAAGGATGCTTCTTCCATTGTCAATGTAAAGTGGTATCAACTATCAAAGATTGATCTTGGGTCTATTTCCTTTTCTCTCACCACCTTTTTTACTGGAATTGGATCTCGGCCATTCATGAGCATTTACATTGATCCGGCTTCTCATTCGTCATTGAATCATGTTACTTCTGATTCTTCCTATCGCAAGTTGACTAGAGAATAGAAAGGATGCTTTTACATCCAAACAAGCATATCCAGTTGGAGGTGGTGTAACTTAGATGTGCCAGGTTCTTGTAACgtatatctatatattttgcatttcttttttgtttgtgttgatGTATATGTAGTACAACTGATGCAAGTTACTATGAAGTTTTTGACCCTTTGCAAACTTATATGTTGTAAGTTCGAATACTACCAGGCGAACTCTTGTGTAAAGACAGCATAGAAGCAAGTAGTTTTAGCTGTGTGATATTATGCAGAAGGTGCTTAATTTTTGGCACATTCCACATATTAACTTTGTTGTATTACCACACATTTAACATGAAATTGTCTTATGATTCATCAATGATATGGGAAATTAAATTGGTAGTTGTGGTTGCTATAAGTGAAGCATTGTATAAATTTCGTCTCACGAGTCATATGTGCTGCTTCGCATTGTTGTTTGTAAAACCCTAGCAAATGCTGGCAAATCAACTTCTGCGGTActgattttttgttgttacaaGAGAGCGAAAAATATAACTTACAGGGTAGTTATTGAGATAGTATAATCTGAATCTTACTACTATGGATTGAAGAAGTGGATCTGAATGCCCAGTGCTACAATGCCCCAAATCGCTCCTATTACAATCAGTACACTTAGAATCATGCCAACTGCTCCTAGCGTCCAGTTTAGATACCAAGTTGTGCTATGCTTTTTTGGTTTCTTAATCAGTATCCACATGAAACAGGGATAAGCTAACGTTATTGGCAGAGCAACTCCTCCAATGAGGCCTGCCAAACTTGGCAAGAATGGTAACGCTATAGAAATGAAAAAGGTCAGGCAGCCGAAGAGACTTCTGAAGACTATTCGAAGCCACCTCGGACAAGGTTTGTTCCATTTGCTGGTGTATCTGAATTCTAAATTGTCAAATATTGGCATTGCATAGATTTGGAAAGAGCTGAGGCCGTTGATGACAACCAGCAAACTTGTCAAAGCGATGATGAACTTTGATGTATCATGTTCATGGTACTTTTTCAAAGCACTTAACATTCCTCCGTTGGAAGGCATCTGCCATCAAATAGAACCAAGGGTCACCTGTTAATGAAGCTAATGTTTGAAATGAAGCAACTTTATCGGCCTCATGATTCTAAAAACTTGCACATTGAGATATGATAAATATGCAATTTTGTCCAAAAATAAACATTCAAACGAcacaaaaactctttttttttctttcttctgatgTACACATCTAAAGAGACCTTGGTGATGAAAAAAGTTACTCCCTAGTTGAAAAAGCACTTACTAAATTTCCATAGGCCCAATATCCTCCAATGGCTAGGGGAAACAAACAAGAGGCGATGACTAGATAAGCAAACATAACCCCTTTCCACATTGCTAAGCGTGATGGATTCTTAGAATCTGAACGTATGGTTCCCTTCAATAAAAGCACAAATGCTTATAATTgttaaagaaaaatcaaaatgtttaACAATGAACATGGTCATATTTTTTGTCGCTACCTGTATTTCTAGTACAAGATTGTGACCTCTAAAAGCAAAGGCAATGATGCCAAGTGCATTCCACACACTGAAAATTCTTGTAGCTTGTGATTGTCTCCTTGGTGGCTCATAGGACACATTATCAAGCCTACCTTGGTAAACAGACACAATCCATATAAGAGAACAATAACCTACGGCTGTGATAGCTCCTATCAGAGAAACCCCTGCAATTGAATTAAGGTTTGGAAGCTGAGCAAGCAAAATGGCAGCCACAGTAAATACCAAGTACCACTCTATGGTTTTGAGTTGGTATAAACTGCATGATGAGTCTTCACATACCATCTGAAATAATATCTTCATTGTGCCACCTCCAATCATAATCAGTGTCACGCATGTTCCACCAGATAAATACTGGACGGGGAAGAGTACCAATATCTTTCCTAGCTTTTCTCCTGCAATTTCGTTTATCTTTAAATAACGATAAATTGACGgcaaattttgaattaaattttcttccatttttctttgttcatgTTATCGAAGTTATATATGTGGACCAACCTTGCAAAACATGTACAAGTAAAATATACTATaaaatcttgaccaaaaaaaaaaaaactataaaatggATGTTCAGTAAAATATAACGGACTCAGTCTTTACCAGTAaggtaaattgaaaaataaacctATTCAAAGTCAAAAACAAATGTTAGATTAGAGGGAGACAAATTTTGGTAAATACAActcctattttattattaaaaaaaagttcagaGTCACGTTTAATGTAAGTGATTAGACACCATAGTGTAACTTTTTTGAAATAGATCTACCTTAAAATAGAAGTGATTACAAATAAAAAGTTTCATTGATTGAATGTCATTATTCAACTTTAATTGTTGTCTCTGGTTAGGAACATATGCACGCATAGTGTAATGTTGACCCTCGTTCATTTTTTCTAGATTATCCTCTTTTATTTAGGAGGTATTTACcatctcatgatatcaaccaattaaaatgtaatatacattgacaacattaaatatcaataaatgaatcaattttttctaaaaaaaaaatcaattgtaatcaaaatgtaacttttaatacttttaatttttatttaattatagacaatATTACATTAgaggtcctttatcttatttatttgtaacactttggtcctttatctttatttttttgttcaggtcttttatctctcataaaagcacatatacatcatttttctcatttttttattaaaaaaatacataattttattttttttaaatatatttttattaaaaataaaaataaaaaccccgaaatatgatgaagatgttcatcatattcatcttcttcctttgaatattcatcatcttcattgaataaaaaattttcTACAAATATCACGAATTAATGTTATGTTCCtgtcaaatcttcttttaaacacaaaaatcaaaaccctatggaaaaagagatttagtttcatcacaaaaaaaaaaaaattatataaattgtcacactgtatattattattattattattattattattattatctaactcaatattcaaactcggcataaaaataaccccaaaattgagAGCAGCTttacacatcaattttgttgttttcagaacaatcttaactttcgtaaagtctaacccttccgccagtgacaaagcctccaccatccgccttgcaacatttgtgaaattaaggttttgatttttgtgtttaaaagaagatttgaggttaATATAACATTACCTCACtatattttagtagattttttttttatttaaagaagatgatgaacatcttcatcatatttctgatttttttttcatttttaataaaaatatatttttaaaaaataaaattatgtattttttaataaaaaatgagaaaaaagatgtacatgtgcttttaagagagataaaggacctaagcgggaaaaaataaagataaatgaccaaaatgttacaaataaataagataatggACCCCTAatgtaatattgccttaattatatttaggtattcaatcttaattaatttagacTACATGACtgacttagaacaattaaaatttcacatcaaatttctttcatctgaatgtccttaagtttatcatttacattcataaaatttcttattcccatttcaattgttcaattttgtcgttccaaactgccgcatttttcaatATTCGTGAGAAATATCGTCATCGTtcgtttgattttaaatatcgtgagaattgccgTTATTTCCATAACCACGTCAGGTAtggtgacttgatttttcttggttgtgaagtagttaattataacaattgagttaGTCATCTGTTGTACTTTGAGGACTGCTAGCAAgtgttgccgctgtgatgttgtgggagtttaCTAGCTCTTTTTTTCAgttgctgctgaaatggttatgtcatgaggcttttgttcttttgtttggactTTAAGACTTTGGCTGATAGTGAGGCAGGTATATGCATGTTAGCAGATTTTATTAGATTgactgcttaaataaaaaaataactcacGATACCAgacgcggttctagaaacaacgacaattctcactatAATTGGAAAATTGGAAACTACGGCAGTTtagaacgacaaaattgaacaatcaaaatggaaagaagaatgaaaaagaaacaagaattgatcaatatggaagaataaagaagaaattttttgaatgaatgatatgtttttgttctcacgttcggggttttgaaatggaagaaattttatgaatgtaagtgatgaatttaaggacatccagatgaaagaaatttaatgtaaaattttatttgttataactcatgtagtgtaaattaattaagattgaacaccttaaaataattaaataaaaattaaaagtattaaaagttacctaatgattaaaattaactcttttatttttagaaaaattgattcatttatttgacatttaatattgtctatgtatattacattttgattggttgatattaTGAGAGGATAAGTATCcataaacaagagagggtaacgtAAATCTCACCGGAGTTATGTTTGTTTGAACTACATAAACACTGGTCTTTTTTTCCAGAACACATACCCTTTTAACTTCAAAAGCTATCTTCTTTTTTAGCGAACCTCCAAAAACAAACTTGAGCTTATAAAACGTATAGACCCACCCACCCACTCACTCACTCACAAATAAATCGTGTTAGTATAATACTATGGATTATTAAATCTAAGATGCGTAAAATAGTACTTATTAAAcaagattatattatttttttgtgtgaataaAACAACACTTATACAATTGAAAATAACACACAGTCTTGCTTTAAATATAACACgataataatttttaagaaaaaacatgAGATACATGTATAATATGATAAATCagtaatataacttttttgGGTACACATTAGATTATTGAGTTCTTGAAAATGAATTATCCAGTTTGCGAGTGGTAGATATATTGTTTTATAATATAAACCAATCATTTCAAAGGTTAACATAAtattaagggtctgtttgggaaacctaaaaaaagagcttttagcttttagcttataagctcgtttgacaaaaaaagttctgtttggtaacactttttcaccatgagcttatagcttatttcacgagcttataagctatttttcagaagctattccaagtagtgtttgagcttatagcttataacttctcactttttctttcaattttacccttattatttcatttaaattgtatttttatccatcataatttttataataagctacgtaataaagactactatccctttatttcaatttttgtatatatatcagctggccttttttttttttttttttaaatatataccttcgttttttttttttacggaataaaatactattattctactggtgttactttattttttatttttttgaggtaagtgttattttctttattctctgttattagtattactctattagtgctacgttttttttttgaggtaaatgttattttttttataaagtagaaacacttaaatgataataaatataagataaaattttagtgaataaaatttaatttaatttataatacatatgatatattaaattaataaatttaaagtatttttttaaagaaaaattagtttacaaaattacaaatacttaaattaatgatataatttttattatgaatgaagaataccctttatgtcattttacatttatcagctagttgaaccgctatttttaccaaacacttcagttagcttatcagttAAAagttatcagctatccgctgtTTTTACCAAACACGAGTCTAAATTAATATCTAACAGGGTGCATGCAATATTTTAAACAACAGATATACTGTGTGTGTGAGAGTATATGCATTGGAACGCGCGAATTGCgagtcgtttttttttttagacaaaattaaaataagttagcATTTATTAGACATATAAAAAAAGTTGGCATTTATTAAATACAAGTATAAAATACTAGTAACACTCTCTAATATACACATCTCAATCCACTATCTTATACTAGTTGAAGTTTTATTGAATGTTCATATTATATTTAAGAAGCATCAAGAACATTGttgaaaaaaactcaaattccaCATCGAATAGACAAGACTTTTaataagagtttatatagaggagACAATCATCACCTTACAAGACAATTTTGTAAAGATAATATAGATCCTAAATTTCaacaaacatgtcaaaattatGTACATT
It encodes:
- the LOC25490287 gene encoding uncharacterized protein produces the protein MITRSNLAEQLRDYQIRSKHDWASVSFFSSTSSNITNTSKVDVVVFVIWELVILAFLVFSVVSLYFKHIQLAFILVCITVLLLLCMKITKQVRLARKKKRRMLLPLSM
- the LOC25490288 gene encoding lysine histidine transporter-like 8; this encodes MEEVAEIVKKQSSLAISTPPVQVQVNHQIHSPNSISFPKSPYNSRFMNTPLATPLKKVIENILEEVGHFTKFDQQDDWLPITACRKGNAYYAAFHLLCSGIGFQALVLPLAFTTLGWTWGILCLCVAFTWQLYTLWLLIQLHESDTGIRHSRYLKLAMAAFGEKLGKILVLFPVQYLSGGTCVTLIMIGGGTMKILFQMVCEDSSCSLYQLKTIEWYLVFTVAAILLAQLPNLNSIAGVSLIGAITAVGYCSLIWIVSVYQGRLDNVSYEPPRRQSQATRIFSVWNALGIIAFAFRGHNLVLEIQGTIRSDSKNPSRLAMWKGVMFAYLVIASCLFPLAIGGYWAYGNLMPSNGGMLSALKKYHEHDTSKFIIALTSLLVVINGLSSFQIYAMPIFDNLEFRYTSKWNKPCPRWLRIVFRSLFGCLTFFISIALPFLPSLAGLIGGVALPITLAYPCFMWILIKKPKKHSTTWYLNWTLGAVGMILSVLIVIGAIWGIVALGIQIHFFNP